Proteins found in one Cyanobium sp. ATX 6F1 genomic segment:
- a CDS encoding DUF3172 domain-containing protein produces the protein MTRSRYGRSTEPARSREPYGYDDEGYDAPRRTEAPRGRRPPSGSAGGGGGPGGGGGAPGGGPFQFSVATMAVLAGVLVVGIGIGTALSSNTAGDQGNIASSQQLDLAVPDPEFCKQWGASAFVVDVEMYTTMNPSSSFVTQPKLQPGCVIRRENWSVLQKEGAVTNEQMRQCKQRMNTFAYVGSIKDKPVVRCVYQTDIVDNRFQTRGVAGAADDSVGITPEANQF, from the coding sequence GTGACCCGCTCCCGCTACGGGCGTTCCACCGAGCCGGCCCGCAGCCGCGAGCCCTACGGCTATGACGACGAGGGCTACGACGCGCCGCGCCGGACCGAAGCCCCCCGTGGCCGGCGTCCGCCCAGCGGCAGTGCTGGCGGCGGTGGCGGCCCCGGTGGCGGTGGCGGCGCCCCCGGGGGTGGTCCGTTCCAGTTCAGCGTCGCGACCATGGCCGTGCTGGCCGGGGTTCTGGTGGTGGGCATCGGCATCGGCACGGCCCTCTCCAGCAACACCGCCGGCGATCAGGGCAACATCGCCAGCAGCCAGCAGCTCGATCTGGCCGTGCCCGACCCCGAGTTCTGCAAGCAGTGGGGTGCCAGCGCCTTCGTGGTGGACGTGGAGATGTACACGACCATGAACCCGAGCAGCAGCTTCGTGACCCAGCCCAAGCTGCAGCCCGGCTGCGTGATCCGCCGGGAGAACTGGTCCGTGCTCCAGAAGGAGGGGGCGGTCACCAATGAGCAGATGCGCCAGTGCAAACAGCGCATGAACACCTTCGCCTACGTCGGTTCGATCAAGGACAAGCCCGTGGTGCGCTGCGTTTACCAGACGGACATCGTCGACAACAGGTTCCAGACCAGGGGCGTGGCCGGCGCCGCCGACGACAGCGTGGGGATCACCCCTGAGGCGAATCAGTTCTAG
- the ndhM gene encoding NAD(P)H-quinone oxidoreductase subunit M, with translation MADTLLLKSTTRHIRLFTARVEGQDLVPSPDQLTLDVDPDNEFLWDAAVLEKLQQRFRELVAAHAGAELSEYHLRHIGSELEGTIRTLLQAGELRYNPEARVLNYSMGLPRSPESL, from the coding sequence ATGGCCGACACCCTGCTGCTCAAGTCCACCACCCGCCACATCCGCCTGTTCACGGCGCGGGTGGAGGGTCAGGACCTCGTGCCCAGCCCCGATCAGCTCACCCTCGATGTGGACCCCGACAACGAGTTCCTCTGGGACGCGGCGGTCCTGGAGAAGCTGCAGCAGCGATTCCGAGAACTGGTGGCCGCCCACGCCGGCGCCGAACTGAGCGAATACCACCTGCGCCACATCGGCTCGGAGCTGGAGGGCACGATCCGCACCCTGCTGCAGGCCGGCGAGCTCCGCTACAACCCGGAGGCACGGGTGCTCAATTACTCGATGGGCTTGCCCCGCAGCCCTGAAAGCCTGTGA
- the pds gene encoding 15-cis-phytoene desaturase codes for MRVAIAGAGLAGLSCAKYLCDAGHTPIVFEARDVLGGKVAAWQDEDGDWYETGLHIFFGAYRNMRRLLAELGIEERLQWKSHSMIFNQKDVPGTYSRFDFPDIPAPFNGLAAILGNNDMLSWPEKIRFGLGLVPAILKGQDYVEECDKYSWTEWLQLHNIPERVNDEVFLAMSKALNFINPEEISSTVVLTALNRFLQESDGSKMAFLDGNPPERLCQPIVDYITARGGEVHLNSPLRQIELAADGSVRGFRLAGLKGQDDRSVQADAYVSAMPVDPLKLLLPEPWRELPYFKKLEGLKGVPVINIHLWFDRKLTEIDHLLFSRSELLSVYADMSNTCREYEDPERSMLELVFAPAKDWIGRSDADIVAATLLELERLFPMHFTGEDQARLLKSKVVKTPLSVYKTVPGCQALRPDQASPIPNFFLAGCFTKQRYLASMEGAVLSGRLCAEAVDHRAESTLGTDVEPSLAAA; via the coding sequence ATGCGTGTCGCGATCGCCGGAGCGGGGCTGGCCGGGCTGTCCTGTGCCAAGTACCTCTGCGACGCGGGGCACACCCCGATCGTTTTTGAGGCCCGGGACGTGCTCGGGGGCAAGGTGGCGGCCTGGCAGGACGAGGACGGCGACTGGTACGAAACGGGGCTGCACATCTTTTTTGGCGCCTACCGCAACATGCGTCGGCTGTTGGCCGAGCTCGGCATCGAAGAGCGGCTCCAGTGGAAGAGCCATTCGATGATCTTCAACCAGAAGGACGTTCCGGGCACCTACAGCCGCTTCGATTTCCCTGACATCCCGGCTCCTTTCAATGGCTTGGCGGCCATTCTGGGCAACAACGACATGCTCAGCTGGCCGGAAAAGATCCGCTTCGGGCTCGGCCTGGTACCCGCGATTCTGAAGGGCCAGGACTACGTCGAGGAATGTGATAAGTACTCCTGGACGGAGTGGCTGCAGCTTCACAACATTCCTGAACGGGTCAACGATGAGGTGTTCCTGGCCATGAGCAAGGCCTTGAACTTCATCAACCCTGAAGAGATCTCCAGCACCGTGGTGCTCACGGCCCTCAACCGTTTTCTGCAGGAGAGCGATGGCTCCAAGATGGCGTTTCTCGATGGCAATCCGCCCGAGCGCCTCTGTCAGCCGATCGTTGACTACATCACGGCGCGCGGTGGTGAAGTTCATCTCAATTCACCCTTGCGCCAGATCGAACTGGCCGCCGATGGCAGCGTGAGGGGCTTTCGTCTCGCTGGCCTCAAGGGGCAGGATGACCGCAGCGTGCAGGCTGATGCCTACGTCAGCGCCATGCCGGTGGATCCACTCAAGCTGCTGCTTCCCGAGCCCTGGAGGGAGCTTCCCTATTTCAAGAAACTCGAGGGGCTCAAGGGCGTACCGGTGATCAACATCCACCTCTGGTTCGATCGCAAGCTCACCGAAATCGATCATCTGCTGTTCAGCCGCAGCGAGCTACTCAGTGTCTACGCCGACATGAGCAATACCTGCCGCGAATACGAGGATCCCGAGCGTTCGATGCTGGAGCTGGTGTTCGCCCCTGCCAAGGATTGGATCGGCCGCAGCGATGCCGACATCGTGGCCGCGACCTTGCTGGAGCTGGAGCGCCTGTTCCCGATGCACTTCACCGGTGAGGATCAAGCCAGGCTTCTGAAGTCGAAAGTTGTGAAGACCCCACTTTCGGTCTACAAGACCGTGCCAGGCTGCCAGGCCCTGCGGCCCGATCAGGCTTCGCCGATTCCTAATTTCTTCCTGGCGGGCTGTTTCACCAAACAGCGCTACCTGGCCTCGATGGAGGGGGCAGTTCTCAGCGGGCGCCTCTGCGCCGAGGCGGTCGATCATCGGGCCGAATCAACACTCGGAACGGATGTCGAACCGAGCCTGGCGGCGGCCTAG
- a CDS encoding phytoene synthase, translating to MLAPLPGTDNLPLGLEQAYEACRRETAEWAKTFYLGTLLMPPAKRRAIWAIYVWCRRTDELMDGPEAQHVSAQELSDRLDRWEVRTRALFDGTVRDGLDRVMVDTLERFPQPVQPYLDMIEGQRMDLLQHRYASFEELELYCYRVAGTVGLMTQEVMGVDSAYTTAPWSSRPDTSEAAVALGIANQLTNILRDVGEDRARGRIYLPQDELERFGYSEADLMAGNLNQNWRDLMAFQLRRARQWFARSEEGVRWLAPDARWPVWASLRLYRGILDVIERHNYDVFNHRAYVPRTGKLLDLPFSYLTAQVR from the coding sequence GTGCTGGCCCCCTTGCCTGGAACTGACAATCTCCCCCTGGGCCTGGAGCAGGCCTATGAAGCCTGCCGCCGGGAAACGGCGGAATGGGCCAAGACCTTCTATCTGGGCACCCTGCTGATGCCGCCCGCCAAGCGGCGAGCGATCTGGGCCATCTACGTCTGGTGCCGGCGCACCGATGAGCTGATGGACGGCCCGGAGGCCCAGCACGTTTCAGCCCAGGAGCTCTCGGATCGGCTCGATCGCTGGGAGGTCCGCACCCGGGCCCTGTTCGATGGAACGGTGCGGGATGGGCTGGACCGGGTGATGGTCGACACCCTGGAGCGCTTCCCCCAGCCCGTTCAGCCCTACCTCGACATGATTGAGGGCCAGCGGATGGATCTCCTCCAGCACCGCTACGCGAGCTTCGAGGAACTGGAGCTCTACTGCTACCGGGTGGCGGGAACGGTGGGGCTGATGACCCAGGAGGTGATGGGCGTCGACTCGGCCTACACCACGGCGCCCTGGAGTTCCAGGCCGGACACGTCCGAGGCGGCGGTGGCCCTGGGCATCGCCAACCAGCTCACCAACATCCTGCGGGACGTGGGTGAGGACCGTGCCCGTGGTCGTATCTATCTCCCCCAGGATGAGCTGGAGCGGTTCGGCTACAGCGAAGCCGATCTGATGGCGGGCAACTTGAACCAGAACTGGCGCGACCTGATGGCCTTTCAACTGCGCCGGGCCAGGCAGTGGTTTGCCCGTTCGGAGGAGGGGGTGCGCTGGCTGGCCCCCGATGCCCGCTGGCCGGTGTGGGCGTCTCTGCGTCTCTATCGCGGCATTCTCGATGTGATTGAACGCCACAACTACGACGTGTTCAACCATCGCGCCTATGTGCCCAGGACAGGAAAGTTGCTCGATCTGCCCTTCTCTTATCTCACCGCCCAGGTGAGGTGA